A segment of the Triticum urartu cultivar G1812 chromosome 1, Tu2.1, whole genome shotgun sequence genome:
TTGACCAAATTTTATTAGAATTCTTGCGCTTTTTTTATTCATCTTATTTATTATGCTCCCTAATTTTAGAGTCCTCCCATTcaattgaggtgttcaattttggatttgtTTCACGATTTTCATCAGGTCAACTATTTCTCAACGAGCCATCTCATTCAGTTAAGGTATTCAATTTTGGATTAGATTCACGATTTGGACTTGATCAATGATTTCTCAAATTAATCGGTAGCGACCAGCCTGTTAAAATATATAAGTCCCTTCAGCCCTTTTGCCACCTAAAAACGCATCAGTCCTCATAACACCTATTTTTCTCCAAATAATCTAATTCACTATGCTCCTTAACTTTGGAGCTCTCCCATTTAATTGAGACGTTCGTTGGATTTGATTCATGATTATTCTCAATGAACCCTCCCATTGAGTTACAATATTTTAATGTTGGATTGATTCGCAATTTTAACTGCATCAACGATTTCTCAAATTGATCTGCAGCCGCCAGCCTGTAAAAACACATCAGATCCGTGTACCTCTCACCATATAAAAAACACATTAGTCCTCATAACACCTTGTTTTCATCTAATTCATTATGTTTTCCAATTTTGGAGCCCTCCCATTCAATTGAGTTGTTCAATTTTTTATTTGGTTCATGATTTTGACCCTTTCAACTATTTCTCAACGAGCTTTTTCATTCAGTTGGGGCATTCAATTTTGGATTTATTCCATGATTTTACTGGGTCAATGATTTCTCAATTAATCAGCAGCAATCAACCTATAAAAACACACCGGTCTTGTGCACTCTCATCGTCTAAAAAAGGAGCGTCAACATGTGACATTGTAGAACCAATATACTACATGCAGCCACCAATGCAAGAAACTTCCCCACACAAGTATTGATTGAATACCCTGCAAAAAAAGTATTGATTGAACAAATAATCACACCGCCAAGAAAGCCAACTAAAACACCGATTTTTTTTCACCAGTGGTCGTTTGATTCGTGGGGTTGAAATTCTTAGGAAAGTTTCCATAGGATTAATTTGTACTCCATTTTGAAGAAAAATGTCCATCAATTGAAACCACTTGGTAGAATTTCTTTAGTTGTATGTTCTATCAAACATTCTTCCATCTGATTCCTATAGTTTTGTAACCCTATAGGATAAAAGAAGGCATGTATCTATGTTCCTATGTTTGTTTCTACCTACACTTTGAGAATTCTATCAAAACATATCAAGTAACTGGATTTCCCCCTCTTTTCGAAAGAAAAAGACAAGACAAGATGTAGTTCCAAGATAACATGCTCATCATTATTGTATTAGCTTGATATACTCTTTATATCGGTTGAATGAAATACCTTTTTATCAACAAAAAAAGTCCAAGACAAACACCTCTTGGGCGACAATGCAGGTGCAAGTGAGTTAGGAGCGCAAACGTACACCTCTCGTCATGCAACGTGCACGATGATCCACAACTCTAAATGGTGGTTGAGTCCACTTGCGACGACATGAGTCAAGCAAGTGAGAGTCTACCTGACATTCCCCTCTAAACCACCATGCCAAACATTCTTTGCCTTTTATCACATTGCATCTGTCCAGGACTAGACGGCCATAAAGGCAAAGCACTCTTGGATCACCCCAGCCGATCCCAAATTCCCTAATCGGTCACATTTTCGCGCACTCTAACCTTTTGCACTTGGCCATGAAGAAAAAGGGGGAGTAATTTCAACTTTTCATGTGTTTCTAGGCTGTACTTTTCCATCTTGGTGCGTGCAACAGACCGTAGAATCTTTGATAGGAAAAGCCACGAAGACTTCTGTTGCAAATATCCCGCGACCACTAGTCAAGTCTCCTGCATGAACCGGAAACCAGCAGCGCCACTGGTAAATTACTAGAGCGGCGTATGGTCCACTGAGAGCATTCCAGCGtttttccaattcctatgaaacaAACATCCAAGTTGAGTTCTCGTTTGATTCAAAAGAATTATAAAGGAGTTTTTTTGGAGGATTTGGAACCTTTGAATTTTTTTTCCTATGGTGGCCATTTGATTCGCAGGGTTgaaatccttaggaatttttcgaTAGGATTAATTTGTACTCCACTCTAAAGAAATTTTTTTATCTGTTAAAAGCTCTTggtagaatttttttgttttttccatGCTATCGAACATTCTTTCATCTAAATGCCCATAGTTTTGTAACCCTATAGGATACAAGAAGACATGCCTCTATGTTCCCGTGTTTTTCCTATTCCAGTGTTTTGAGAATTATGCGAAACAAGAGTCTATATTTATGTGTTACGGTTTACGAGTCCGCTGTTTTGCGCATCCATTCCTGTCCTATTCCCGTGTCTTTCATACTCCTGTGTTTTTATAATCCTGTGAACCTAAAGAGCCCTAAATTCAAAAGGAGGCTCAAAATTTGGTCAATTTCGCCATTTGTTCTAATGAAATCTATTCAAAGCAATTTGACAATTTTAAGAACCATGAGTCGTTTCTACGAGGACCCGAAGGACGCGCTACTGGTGTGATTTATGGCCATATGGTCATCATTGTATACCAACAATTGTGACGTTTTCCCATCATGTACACCAATATTTTTTTTTTCATATTAGCGTCTCTCATAGGGCATTTTTGACGCGAACACGAGAGCCATGCAAGGCGAAAATAAGTACAAAGTGCGCCTTGTTTCTTCTGCCATTTGCTAGTGGCTGCCGTTGATCCTCGTACATTCCGGCAAGCAGCGTGTGAAAACCGGAGAAATTTTCGGTGATCCACCGGCGGCAGTTGACCCACCGCCCCGGTCATTCGTGCAGCCGTCCCAATCATGGCGGGAACTGCACCTTCTGGTCGTCTCTCTCCGACGGCGACGCCGCGCACCGATCGATCGATCTACCGGCAAGTGGACGGGTCGCTATCCCCTCGCCCTGACGGCAATGCAATCGCGGTCCCGGGGCGGCTCGTTCAGGGCGCCGGCGTGTGGAAGAAGAGGCAGACCGCCGAGCAGTCGTCGACGGCGACGCCCCGCCGCTTGCGCCTCCACCCGCGGACGGCGCACTCGACGAGCCGCTTCGCGGCCTTCTCCCTGTCCGGCGTCGCCGCCACGATCCGCACGGCCTCCTCGTTGGAGAGCACGTCCCAGACCTGCCCAAGATGTTCGCCATGCATGATCAGTCCGCTGTACTGAGAATAGAAATAGTTTGCGACTGTGCAAGAATCTGTCGCTTACCCCGTCGGTGGCGAGGATGACGAACTGGTCCTGGGCGGTGATCCTCCTCTGCGTCACCTCCGGCGCCGAGATCACGCCGTAGTCCTTGACGCAGTAGTCGCCGAAGGCCCGCGACATGGCCAGCCCCGGCGCCTCCCGGTGGGGCACCCACACCCGGTGCACGCCGGGCTCGTCGTCGAGGCAGTGCACGCGGCCCTCGCACTGCGTGATGCGCGCCTTCTCCTCTGCAAACCAGATTCGACCGCGGGTGAGCAATGGCCGTCTCAAGAATGGTCTTCTAGTCTTGTCACGAGGACTTACGGGGCAGGTCGGGCTTGAAGTCGACGGTGAGCTGGACGGCGGTGACGTCGCCGTCGTCGGACGTGGTCGCGAGGACGGCCCGCGAGTCGCCGACGTTGGCGACCACCATCAGGTCGCCCTGCTTGACGATGGACAGAGCCGTGCAGCCGCTGTTGACGGCGTCGAGGCGCCGGCTCCGGCGGAGCTCgtcgtcgacggcggcggcggcggccaggtAGGACT
Coding sequences within it:
- the LOC125514455 gene encoding probable protein phosphatase 2C 48, with product MRQISSMLQGLARSMSLGKERKQAEEAQGTVLRSSGTLWGEGSETFAAACSRRGEKGTNQDTSIVWEGYGCQDDTIFCGVFDGHGQWGHYVAKAVRESLPQQLLCRWQEAVALASLIDGEKRLGDCQFDLLRQSYLAAAAAVDDELRRSRRLDAVNSGCTALSIVKQGDLMVVANVGDSRAVLATTSDDGDVTAVQLTVDFKPDLPQEKARITQCEGRVHCLDDEPGVHRVWVPHREAPGLAMSRAFGDYCVKDYGVISAPEVTQRRITAQDQFVILATDGVWDVLSNEEAVRIVAATPDREKAAKRLVECAVRGWRRKRRGVAVDDCSAVCLFFHTPAP